In Cupriavidus sp. EM10, the genomic window GCCGCGCAGCACCGTCACCGTGGCGCGTTCGGTAGCCAGGTTGACCTGGGCGTCCTGCACGCCCGGCACGGCCCGCAGCGCCCGCTCCACGCGGCCCACGCACGACGCGCACGTCATGTCGCCAATTTCCAGTTCGATCTCGTCGCGCGGCACTTCATAGCCGGCAGCGACCACGGCCTGTGCGGCGGCGGCCAGCGCCGCGCCGCTATCGGCATGGAGCGTGGCCTGCTCGGTCGCCAGGTTGACGGCCACGTCGCGCACGCCGGGCACCTTCGCCAGCGCGCGCTCGACGCGGCCCACACATGAAGCGCAAGTCATGCCCTCGACGGGCAGGCGCCATTCGGCCGCGCCGGAAGCGTTCCGGGCAGCGGTGGGGTTCGAAGTGGGACTCAGGGACGACGCAGGCGTGGACATGGACCAAATCCGGCAAGGCGCTCGGGGCGCGACAACGGTACTGTGGACCTTACCATCATTGGAAGGTCAAGCGGGGCCGTGCCGATGCCCGCGTGGTCAACGCGGGCTTGCGCTTCCCATGGTGGGAAGGTTCATACTCATTGCAAGCCGTTCCGAGTTCTCAATCCATCACAAGGAGTCCAACCATGATCCAGTTCCAGGTCGAAGGCATGTCCTGCAACCATTGTGTCGGCGCGATCACTCGCGCGGTGCAGGCCGTCGATCCCGCCGCCCAGGTGGCCGCCGACGTGCCGGCCCAGTCGGTCAAGGTCGAGTCTGGCGCGGATCGCCAGGCGCTGCAGCAGGCGATCGAGGAAGCCGGCTATCCGGTCAAGTCGGTGGCCTGACCCGCCATCGCAATAGAAAAGGGCACCCGAAGGTGCCCTGTTTCGCCATCCGGCGTCTGGTCGGGGAAGGATCAGAACTTGTAGCCGACGTTCAGGAAGGTCACGACCGGATCGATCTTGATCTTGGTGTGCGACTCCACCTTGGCGCCGTTGGCCAGCGTGGTGGTGAAG contains:
- a CDS encoding heavy-metal-associated domain-containing protein, coding for MIQFQVEGMSCNHCVGAITRAVQAVDPAAQVAADVPAQSVKVESGADRQALQQAIEEAGYPVKSVA